A stretch of Pempheris klunzingeri isolate RE-2024b chromosome 19, fPemKlu1.hap1, whole genome shotgun sequence DNA encodes these proteins:
- the stom gene encoding stomatin, protein MENDNEEMSMKESKRRERQSALEDADTSIGFCGFMLVLLSILLMVVTLPISIWMCIKIVKEYERAIIFRLGRILRGGAKGPGLFFILPCTDSFINVDMRTITFDIPPQEVLTKDSVTVSVDGVVYYRVQNATLAVANITNADAATRLLAQTTLRNVLGTKNLAEILSDREEIAHSMQSSLDDATDDWGIKVERVEIKDVKLPLQLQRAMAAEAEASREARAKVIAAEGEMNASRALKEASLVIAESPSALQLRYLQTLNTIAAEKNSTIIFPLPLEMMQAFMKH, encoded by the exons ATGGAAAACGACAACGAAGAAATGTCAATGAAAGAATCCAAAAGACGAGAGCGTCAGTCAG CTTTGGAGGATGCAGACACCAGCATCGGCTTTTGTGGCTTCATGTTGGTCCTCCTGTCCATTCTTCTCATGGTGGTTACTCTTCCCATCTCCATATGGATGTGCATCAAG ATTGTGAAGGAGTATGAGAGAGCCATTATCTTTCGCCTGGGGCGCATTTTACGAGGAGGAGCCAAAGGTCCAG GGCTGTTCTTCATCTTGCCGTGCACTGACAGCTTTATTAATGTGGACATGCGCACCATCACCTTCGACATCCCGCCGCAAGAG GTTTTGACCAAAGACTCTGTGACCGTGAGTGTTGATGGTGTGGTGTACTACCGGGTCCAGAATGCTACTTTGGCCGTGGCTAACATCACCAATGCTGATGCTGCTACCCGACTGTTGGCCCAGACCACCCTGAGGAACGTCCTGGGCACCAAGAACCTGGCAGAGATCCTGTCTGACCGTGAGGAAATCGCACACAGTATGCAG TCCAGTCTTGACGATGCTACAGATGACTGGGGGATCAAGGTGGAGCGGGTGGAGATCAAAGATGTCAAGCTTCCCCTTCAGCTCCAGAGAGCCATGGCTGCTGAGGCCGAGGCCAGCCGCGAGGCCAGAGCCAAG GTGATCGCAGCGGAGGGAGAGATGAACGCGTCGCGGGCGCTGAAGGAGGCCTCCCTGGTGATCGCCGAGTCTCCATCAGCCCTGCAGCTGCGCTACCTCCAGACCCTCAACACCATCGCCGCCGAGAAGAATTCCACCATCATTTTCCCACTGCCGCTGGAGATGATGCAAGCCTTCATGAAACACTGA